TGGTCAGCCTGCGTGGCGGCCTCTTTTTTGATTTCATCCGCCGTCGCTTTCGCCTTGTCCGTCAGATCGTCCGCTTTTTTCTGGGCGGCGTCTTTCATCTGCTCGGCGCTGTCTTTGGCTTTATCCAGGTTGGCGTCAACCTTGGACGAGTCATCACAGCCGGCAACCAACAACCCGATAAAGGAGGCCAACAGCACTTTATTCCATACTTTCATCGTCTATATCCTTGCAGAAACCTTGTTGATGGTGATTGCGTTTAGCCTACCTATACTAGGCCAGATTTGGCTTAAATGACAAATTTAACCTGCGCAGGCATGGGGTTAGGGAATGATATCGGATAATTCTTGCCTTGGCGGGGGCCGCAGCCAATCAAGCGGCGCTTAGGCATTGTTCACTATTGCGGCATAAGATCCTGCCGGTTCAACAGCGCCCGTTTTCTGTGTTAAACTGCCCACGTTTTTCTGCCAGTTTTGGTTGAGGTGCTTCTCTGAATACGCCGGCACAGCTTTCACTGCCACTTTATCTTCCCGATGATGAAACTTTCGCCAGTTTTTATCCGGGCGAGAACCCATCCCTATTAGCCGCGATCCAATCCGCCGTCCGTCAGGAACATGGCAGCTATATCTATTTCTGGTCGCGTGAAGGCGGCGGGCGCAGCCATTTGCTGCATGCGGCCTGCGCCGAGCTTTCGCAGAAGGGGGAAGCGGTGGGCTATGTGCCGCTCGACAAGCGCGCTTACTTCGTGCCTGAAGTATTGGACGGCATGGAACAGCTGGCGCTGGTCTGCATCGACAATATCGAATGCATCGCCGGCGACGAAGAGTGGGAGATGGCGATCTTCAACCTTTACAACCGCATCCTGGAAACCGGCCGCACCCGTTTGTTCATCACCGGGGATCGCCCGCCGCGTCAGCTGAACCTGCGTTTACCTGATTTGGCTTCACGTCTGGACTGGGGGCAGATCTACAAGCTGCAGCCGCTGTCGGACGAAGAGAAGCTGCTGGCGCTGCAGCTGCGCGGCAAACTGCGCGGCTTCGAGCTGCCGGAAGACGTGGGCCGCTTCCTGCTGAAGCGGCTGGATCGCGAGATGCGCACGCTGTTTATGACCCTCGATCAGCTCGATCGCGCCTCGATCACTGCCCAACGCAAGCTCACCATTCCGTTCGTTAAAGAAATTCTGGGGCTGTAGCCGCTACCGTAAAAGAAAGGGCGCAATAGTCCGCGCCCGAATTCGAATTTACAAAATCTCCAGCACCTGCTCCGGTGGCCGGCCGATGCGCGCCTTGCTGCCTTTCACCACGATCGGGCGTTCGATCAGTTTCGGGTTCGCCGTCATCGCCGCCAGCAGTTGCTCTTCGCTCAGGCTGTCGTCCGCCAGCTTCAATTCCTTGTACAGATCTTCTTTTTTGCGCATCAGATCGCGCGCCGATGTGAAGCCCAGTTCTTTCAATAGTTTTTTCAGCTCATCGACCGTAGGGGGCGTATCGAGGTACAGCACTACCTTGGGATCGACACCGTGCTGCTCCAGCAGCGCCAGGGTTTCACGGCTCTTGGAGCAGCGCGGGTTATGGTAAATCGTGACGTTTTTCATGGCGTTCATTCCTTGTTGAATCAGCTGCGCTGGTATTGGCGGAAGCGCTGTTGCAGTTGGCGCAGCTGGTCGATGCGCGCATCGTAGCGCGCCTGTTTCAGGCTGCCGAGTTTCTGCAGCGAGCTGGCATTGCTGAGCAGGCCGATGGCCTGATCGAGCCGGCCGGTCAGCGCCAGGCTTTCGGCGCGGGCCGACAGCTCTTCATCGCGCAGCCCCTGAGCGGCGCTGGCCTGCGCCAGCAGATCCCAGCCGTTCGGATCGTCCGGATGGGCAAAGGTGTAGCGGTTCAGGATCTTCGACGCCTGCGCCGGCTGGTTGCCTTCGACATAGGCGTTGGCCAGATTGAGCTGCAGCACCGGGTTGTTGCTCTGGGCGGCGTTGGCCGCCTGCAGGCGTGCGATGGCCTGCGGCGCGCGTTTCTGACCGAGATCGATGTCGGTCATCAGGTCGATCAGCCAGACGTTTTTCGCATCCTGCGCCAGCATCGGCTGAATGATGTTGCGCGCGTCGTCGTATTTTTTCGCTTCATAGAACAGAATGGCGCGGCCGTATTTGGCGGCCGCCTGTTCGCGCACGTTGCCCTTGCTGAGCGAGCCGAGCAACTCTTCGTTCAGGCCGTAGCCTTCCGAGCTGTACATGCCCAGTGCGCGCACCTTGGCCATCAGGTAATCCTGCGAAGACTGCACGATGTGTTTCGGCATCTGGTTGGCGCGGTTGCGCGCGTCGGAGAGGCGGCTGTCCGGCAGCGGGTGCGTCAGCAGCATTTCCGGCGGCTTGGAGGCGTAGCGCGACTGATCCGAGAGTTTCTGCAGGAAGTCGGGCATGGCTTCCGGATCGAAACCGGCGCGCTGCAGCACCTGAATGCCGATGCGGTCGGCTTCCTGTTCGTTCGATTGGGTAAAGCTGATCATGCCTTGCTGGGTGCCGGCCATGGTGCCGCTCAGCGCCGCCATGCCCATGGTCGGGTTGGCCATCGCCAGCAAAATGGAACCGAGTGCGCCCACCCAGGTCAGCGGGGCGTTGCGCTGCTGATCTTCCATGGCGCGCGCCAGGTGGCGCTGGGTAACGTGCGAGATTTCGTGCGCCAGCACCGAAGCCAGCTGGCTTTCGTTGTCGCTGACGCGAAACAGCGCGGAGTGCAGCACCACGTTGCCGCCGAAGAAGGCGAAGGCGTTGATCTCGTCGTTGCGCACCAGATAGAAATGGAACGGCGTGCGCACCGAATAGGCGCTGGCCACCAGCCGGTTGCCCAACTGATTGATGTACTGGCTCAGCAGCGGATCGTTGATCAGCGGGGCGCTGGCGCGCAGTTGGCGCACATAGAAATCGCCCATCGCCAGCTCTTGTCCGATGCTCAGGGTGCCGCCGGCGGAGGTGCCCATATCCGGCAACTGGTCCTGGCTTTCCGCCTGTGCTGGCGCCAGGGCGGTGGCGTTCAGCGTGCTGAGCAGCAGCACCGCTAACGCGGTTTTGGTCAACCGGTTGGTCATAGTCAGGCGTTTCCCTTAAATAATCATTTCTAAGACGTCAGCAGCAGACAAGAGTTCTTTATTCCCGCGGCGCAATCCGCGCGAAAGTGCGGCGGCTCACAAACCGCTGCGGCGGCATCCATCACATCATAGTCAGCCGCAGGCGACAAGGAAACGTTAGCCGAGCGCGAATCGAGCAAAAAAGTTTTATTTTTCATTTTGAAGGGCGCTTTTTCGTCGCTGGCGACATGCATTTTGAATTAAACGCGGACAAAGTTGATCCGTGTTTTATTGACAGGATAAACGCAGACTCATATAGTCTGCGTTATTGAAGATTCACTGACGGTCGAAAACGGACATATGGCGTACATCACAACCAGCGTTGAATATGGCATCCACTGCCTGCTGTGGCTGGTCGGCGATAACCAGCGCGCACTCAGCAGCCGCGAACTCGCCGAGCTGCAGGGCATCTCCCCCAGCTTTCTGGCCAAGATTTTTCCCAAGCTGGAAAAGGCGGGGATCGTTGCCGCCAGTGAAGGGGTGCGCGGCGGTTACCGGTTGGCCCGTCCGGCGGACGAGATCAGTTTTCTGGAAATTATCGACGCCATCGAGGGGCACAAGCCGCTGTTCGATTGCCAGGAGGTGCGCGGGCGTTGTGCGGTGTTCGATGATTCCCCGCCGGATTGGGCGGTCTCCGGCAAATGCGCTATCCATGCGGTGATGCTGCAGGCGGAGAAGGCGATGCGCGACGCACTGGCGGCGCAGACCCTCGGCGCCGTCGCGGCCCGCTTTGGCCGCAAAGCGCCGCAAGGCTTCTTCGGTGAGGTCAATCTCTGGCTCGACGAACGCATGACGGAACGCACCGCGCGCAGCGGCAAAACGGCGCGCGCCAAGACCTAAGCTCCGCCTTTCCTTAAAGAAAGCAAACACACTTATTCCCGCCTCCTCGGAAGGGGCGGGCGGGCCTTCTGCACCCTGCTACGGGAGCGGAACGGCATCGTTCATCCGAAAACACTGCGGGCACGCCTTATCGCCCGGTTAACCCTGTATGAAGGAGTCATCTCATGACGCAAAAAATAGTGATCGCCGGTTCCGGTTTTGCCGGTTTTTGGGCCGCCGTGTCCGCCATGCGCGCCATTACCCTCGCCGGTAAGCATGACGATATCGAGGTGCTCATGGTCTCGCCGACCCCAACGGTCACCATCCGCCCGCGCCTGTATGAAGCGGTGTTGGAAAACATGAACCCGGACATTTCCGCGCAGCTCGCCGCCGTCGGCGTGCGGCACCTGGCCGGGGTGGTTGAGCGTATCGATGCCGCTGCTAAAACGCTCACGGTGGCGCCGACGGCGGGGGAACCCCTTGAGTTGGCCTACGATCGTTTGGTGTGGGCCACCGGCAGCCGGCTGTCCGTGCCTGCGGTGCCGGGCTTTGCCGAATACGGTTTCAACGTCGATACGCTGGAAAGCGCTCAGCGTTTGGGCGCCCATATCAATGCGCTGGCGGCCAAAACTTCGACGCCTGCGCGCAACACCGCCGTGGTGGTGGGCGCGGGGCTGACCGGGCTGGAGAGCGCGGCGGAGATGCCGCAGCGGCTGCGGGATGCGCTGGGCAAAGACGAGAACGTGCGCGTGGTGATCGTCGATACCGCGCCGGAAGTAGGCGCGGGGATGGGGGCAGAGCCGGGGGCGGTGATACGCCAGGCGTTGGCGGAGTGCGGCGTGGAAGCGCGGGCCGGCCTGCGCGTCTCGGCCATCGACGCCGAGGGGGTAATGCTGTCGAACGGTGAGCGTATCGCTGCCAACACGGTGATCCTGGCGGCGGGCGTGCGGGCGCATCCGCTGACCGAGCAGATCCCTGGCGAGCGCGACGGCAGCGGCCGGGTGATCGGCGATGCCTTCCTGCGCGCGCCGGCGGCGGCGGGCATTTTCGTGACCGGCGATACGGTGAAGGCGGCGACCGACGATCTCGGTAATCACAACCTGATGACCTGCCAGCATGCGATGAGCCTTGGCCGCGTGGCCGGCCACAATGCGGCGGCGGAGCTGGCGGGGTTGCCGACGCATCCGTACAGCCAGCCGAAGTATGTGACCTGCCTGGATCTGGGGCCCTGGGGCGCGCTCTATACCGAAGGCTGGCAGCGCCAGGTGCGCTTTACCCGCCAGGAAGGCAAAAAGATTAAGCAGGAGATCAACACGCAGTGGATTTATCCGCCGGCGGCGGATCGCGAGGCGCTGTTCGCCATCGCCAATCCGGATTTCGTGATTGTGCCTTAAGGTCGTCAAAACGGGAGCGGCAACGTTCCCGTCCTCATTTTCCCAACGGCAGGAACGAGCGTTCCGGCACCACGGTTTTCATCACCAGCGTGGAGCTCAGGCGTTGCACGCCCGGCAGGGCGGAGAGCTTCTCGTCGTAAAGTTGCTGGAAGGCGGGCAGATCGCGGGCTATAACGTGCAGCAGATAGTCGGGATCGCCAAACAACCGCTGTGCCTGCACCACCTGGGGAATGTCCACCATGGCGTTTTCGAAGGTTTCAACGGCGCGGCGATCGCCTTCGCGCATGGTGACGAACACCAGAGCGGAAAAGTTATAGCCCAGGCTGCCGGGATCGAGTTGGGCGCGGTAACCCCTGATCACCCCAGACTCCTCTAATGCCCGCACCCGGCGGTGACAGGGAGACACGCTCAAACCGATCCGCTCGGCCAGCTCGGTCACCGACAACCGGCCGTCGGTCTGCAATTCAGCAAGAATCTTGCGATCAATCTTATCCATTTGGAAAAATTTCCCCGTTTATGCCGATTTAAGGCAAGTAATTGAAAGCACATTTTAACGTCATGAGGATATTCTTGCCATCTGTTGAACGGTTTTGACGGCCCCCGCGGCAGGCGGAGGCCGTTCTTCTTCCACGAGGAAAGCGCAATGGTTCTCTGTTCGGTGTGGCGCGGTGCGTTTGAGAGGGCGCCGGCATGACGCTCGCTCTGTTCGCCGCGTTTTGGGCGGTGTCGATTTTGTTGGTGATCACGCCGGGTATGGATTGGGCCTATGTGATCTCGGCGGGTATTCGCGGTCGGGTGGTAGTGCCCGCCGTTGCCGGTTTGCTGTTTGGCCATTTGTTGATGATTGCGATCGTGGTGGCGGGCGTCGGCGCGCTGCTGGTCGGCAACCCACTGGCGCTGACGGCGCTCACCCTGTTGGGGGCGGCTTACCTCTTGTGGATCGGTTTCAACATGCTGTTGCACCCGCCGGTGCCCGGCGCCGGTGAAGATCAGCGTTCTGATTCCTGGCTGCGCTGGGCCGGCAAAGGCGTGTGTGTCAGCGGGCTGAACCCCAAGGTGTTTCTGCTGTTTCTGGCGCTGCTGCCACAATTTACCGACGCCCGAGCCGAATGGTCGGTGCCGATGCAGATGCTGGCGTTGGGCGTCGTGCATTTGATCAGCTGCGGCCTGGTGTATCTGCTGGTGGGGTTTGGTTCGCAGTCGGTGCTGCGCACGCGTCCGCAGGCCGCAAAGGTGGTGGGGCGCATCTCCGGCGCGGCGATGATCGTCATCGCCCTCGGGCTGCTGGCCGAGCAGGCGCTGAAATAGCATTACCGTCGGTAGATGTCCGGCCGGGCGATCTGCCAGACAAAGTCGGGGCGGTTGATGGCGCTATAGCCCACTTTTTCATAGAGCCAAGGGGCGGTGCTGGTGACCAGCATGACTCGCCTCAGCGTCGCCATCAGCGGATGGGCCTGGCAACATTCCGCCAGCCACAGGCCCAGCCCGCTTTTTTGATGCGTCTCCAACACGTACACGTCGCACAGATAGCCGAAAGTGGCGTAATCGGTGACCAGCCGGGCGAAACCGATTTGCCTGGCGCCGTGATACAAACCGAAACACAAGCTGTGGGCGAGGGACTGGCGAACGGTTTCTCTATCGATTCCTTCCGCCCATGACGAACGGGTCAGAAAAGCGTGGATGGCATCGAGATCCAGCAGGGCGGGATCGGTGCTGACGAGATAGTCCGCACGCCGCCACTCCCGTGGGGCAGGGGGTGTCATGATGGCTCTTCTCCTGTGCAAGCGTTCAGGTCAGGGTCGCCGTTCAGGCGTGCAGTTCGGCGACCGTCATGGTGAAAATCAGCGTGTCTTCGCCTTCGTTGGCGTACCGATGTGGGCCGTCCGTTTTGGCGACCGCCGAACAGCCCGGCGCAATCCTGAGCTCGGTCTGTTCGACGGCAAGGCTCAAGACGCCTCGCTCAACGTGCAGCAGCTCGAAGGTGCCCGTCGGGTGGCCGCCCGATGCATAGGCTTCCCCCGGCGCCATTTCCCACCGCCACAGTTCTATCATGTTCGGGCCTTGGGTGCCCGCGAGCAAACGTGCCAAGCCGCCGCGAGCTTGCACAGGATGGCGATGCAGGGATTGGCGCCAGGGGGGGCAGAACCCGGTTGAGCGCCGAGGCCGAGCGGATGTGGTTCATCCTGGAGAGCCTGCCGGCGATGCCGTTGGCGGCGCTGCACGAGGCGGGCGACGAATTGATTGCCGGTTTACGGCAAATGATGCCCGGCGTCACGCTAGAGCAACGGCTCATCGGCTGCGCCTCGTAACAGGCGTCAGCACTGGCGGCGTACCAAACCGGTGATCAAATCCAGCGCGTCGTCCGCCGCCGCGATTTCGCTTTCGCTGAGCGCCTGCCGTTCGATAAAGCTCTCGATGGCTTCCAGCAGGGAGAAGATGCTGATTTCATCTCCTATCTTGACGACTTCACAAACGCCACGCCCGATCGCCAGACAGATGGCTTCATCAAATTCACACGGTTTGCTGTTCATTTTTCCCCCTACGGCATTTGGGATTATATCGGCCATGCTACCGGTTTTTTCCCGGTGGCTGTCTGACGAAAATCCCATTTTTTCGTTGATGCTGACGGGCGCACGATCGCGGGCATTGGCGAAATTCTGATTTCCTCACCGTGGCCAAATTTCCCTTGTGACCACCGTGCCGGCGCGGTATTGTCGCCAAATGACGACAATACCGCCTCATTGTCCGCATAAAAAATTCATGACGTTATCATCCCTTCATCCCGCTGCCGTGCGGGATTTTTTTATGAGGTTTATCTCAAAGTGCGGATAACCTCGACGCGATCGCTTGCCATGTTCTGGGAATAATCCTAGCTTGAAATAGTCATTTAGGGTTAGCAATCCCTCATGACCTCCTTGTAACACTTGATGCACCAGAACGTTTTCTCCCCCGCTTAGGCGGGGGTTTTTAATGACGTGCATCGGAAAAGGCCGTGAACGTAGAACCGACAGAGTTCGTGACGATAACCAGTTTAAGCATCAGGGGACGGGACAATGAAAAATGATCTGGCGGCGGCGATCGCGATTGGCTGTGTGTTGTTGTTCGCATTGGCGGTCGGTTCGCCCCTTTCTGTCGCTACTTCGCTGTAATCTTCCGCGGCCCCGTTCGGGGCCGCTCATCGAGCCAGTCGCCGCGTCTGCGGATTTTTGCGTCGATCGCCTGCCCGGGCGATAAAATCAGCCAGATCGCTGTTGATGTATGGCGAACTTTGAGTACTCTGAGTGCTTTGCACATCCCGCGTGCGCCCGTTCTATCTATGCTTTAATCAGGCCCATCACAGGAATCGCCATGCCCGCCCGCCAAATCTCAAGGAGCCCGCTCTGATGCTGGAGATGCTATTACAGTGGTACCGCCGCCGCTTCACCGATCCTCAGGCCATCGCGCTGTTGGTGATCCTGGTTGCCGGGTTCCTTATTCTCTATTTTTTGCACGGCATTCTGACCCCGTTGCTGGTTGCCATCGTGCTGGCGTATCTGCTCGAGTGGCCGACCGCGCGCCTGCAGCGCATCGGCTGTTCGCGCACCTGGGCGGCGAGCATCATGCTGCTGGTGTTCTCGGGCGTCGCCATGCTGCTGGTGTTCGTCGTCGCGCCGACCGCCTGGCAGCAGGGCATCAATCTGATGAGCGATCTGCCGGGCATGCTCAATCAGTTCTATAACTTCGCCGCGACGCTGCCGAAGCGTTATCCGGCGCTGGTGGATGCCGGCATCATCGACATGATGGCGGAAAACCTGCGCAGCCGGTTGTCCGGTATGGGCGAATCGGTGGTGAAATTCTCGCTGGCGTCGCTGGTCGGCCTGCTGACGTTGGCTATCTACCTGATCCTGGTGCCGATGATGATGTTCTTCCTGCTGAAGGACAAAGAACAGCTGCTGAACGCGGTGCGCCGCGTGCTGCCGCGCAATCGCGGCTTGGCGGGGCAAGTCTGGAACGAGATGAATCAGCAGATCACCAACTACATTCGCGGCAAAGTGCTGGAGATGGTGATTGTCGGCGTGGCGACTTACCTGGTGTTCGCCGTGTTGGATATGCGCTACTCGCTGCTGCTGGCGGTGCTGGTGGGGTTCTCGGTGCTGATCCCCTACATCGGCGCGGTGCTGGTCACCATACCGGTGGTGGTGGTGGCGCTGTTCCAGTGGGGCGTCGGCGCCGATTTCTGGACGCTGATCGTCGCCTACCTGGTGGTGCAGGGGCTGGACGGCAACCTGTTGGTGCCCATTTTGTTCTCCGAAGCGGTCAACCTGCATCCGCTGGTGATTATCCTGTCGGTGATCGTGTTCGGCGGGATGTGGGGCTTTTGGGGCGTGTTTTTCGCCATACCGCTGGCGACGCTGGTGAAGGCGGTGATCCATGCCTGGCCGGATGAACTGCGGGTCGAGGTGGAAGACAAGGCCGACTGACAGGGAAGAAACGAAGCGCAGCAGGCCGCTGCGCTTCGTGAGAATTACTGCTGCAGGTAGTTCAGAACGATGTCGTGGTGATTGGTGGTTTTGAAATCATCAAACACTTTTTCAATCTTGCCGTTGGCATCGATCAGGAAGCTGATGCGGTGAATGCCGTCGTAGGTCTTGCCCATGAAGGTTTTCTCGCCCCACACGCCAAACTGTTGTGACACCTGATGATCTTCATCAGACAACAGCGTGAAGTTGAGCAGCTCCTTTTCGGCGAAGCGCGACAGTTTTTCCGGTTTGTCGGTGCTGATGCCCAGCACTTCGACGCCGACCTTTTTTAATTCGTCCATGTTGTCCCGCAGGCCGCAGGCTTGCACGGTGCAGCCCGGCGTCATCGCCTTCGGATAGAAATAGACCAATACTCGCTGTCCCTGGAAGTCGGCCAAATTAATTTCCTCACCGTCCTGGTCAGGCAAACTAAATTTCGGCGCTGTGTCACCGGCTTTCAATGGGCTCATCACTACTCTCCATCTTTCTCGTCATGCTGTGGATAGTTCACCACGCTAATACTGCCTTGCGCGTTCAATTCTGTACATAGGCGATGGAAGGCTTGCTCAATATTTGAGGCGTCCCGATCGCCGGAGCTGTGGGCGGTAATTTGGATATACAGCTGCGGCGGCAGGTCGCCGTCCGCCGGCTGTGTGCGCGAGACCAGTTCGGCGATATTCATCTGGCTGGAGTCGAACAGATCGGTAAAGCGCTCGATGATGTGCGGCGAGTCCTTCACTTCCACCTGCACCCACACCGTGGCCGGCATCGGCGGCCTTTCGTGCGAGTTTGTGCGCTTCATCACGATCAGCAGATCCAGCTCCGCGCCTTTTTGCGGCAGGGTGGATTCGATCAGGGTGATGGCGTTCCAACTGCCGGACAGCAGCATGATGAACGTGAACTCCTCTCCCAGCATGGCCAGACGGCTATCTTCGATATTGCATCCGCAACTGCTGACGTGGCGGGTGATGGTATTGACGATTCCGGGGCGGTCGGCGCCGAGCGCGGTAATCACGAGATAGTGTTCGTCTGACTGAGGCAAAATAGCGCTTCCTGTCGTGCTTAATGGGGTTACCATGGTAAACATAAAAAAAACCGCCTGCCAAGCGCTTACAACGCGGTTGTGCGCTTGCTTTTGGATAGGCAGCAAAAGTACCATGAGTGACTTGTTTGTGGAGGGGACGGCCAATGTTTACGGGAAGTATTGTTGCACTGGTTACGCCGATGGACGACAAAGGTGCTGTCGATCGCGCGAGCCTGAAAAAATTGATCGATTATCATGTAGCCAGTGGCACCGCGGCGATCGTTTCCGTAGGGACCACCGGCGAGTCCGCAACGCTTGCCCATGACGAGCACGTTGACGTGGTGCTGCAGACGCTGGAGTTGGCCGACGGCCGCATTCCGGTGATCGCCGGCACCGGCGCCAACGCCACCGCCGAAGCCATCGCGCTCACCACCCGCTTCGCCAACACCGGCGTGGTGGGCTGCCTGACGGTAACGCCGTACTACAATAAGCCGACGCAGGAAGGGCTGTATCAGCACTTCAAGGCGATCGCCGAGAGCACCGAACTGCCGCAGATCCTGTATAACGTGCCTTCGCGCACCGGCTGCGACATGCTGCCGCCGACCATCGCTCGGCTGGCGAAAATCAAGAATATTGTTGCTGTAAAAGAAGCGACGGGGAACTTAAGTCGCGTTAGTCAGATCCAAGTGCTGGTTGACGATGAAGATTTCATTTTGCTGAGCGGCGACGACGCCAGCGGGCTGGACTTCATGCAACTGGGCGGCAAAGGGGTGATTTCCGTGACGGCCAACGTGGCCGCGCGCGAGATGGCGCAACTTTGCGCGCTGGCGGCGCAGGGCAAATTTGCCGAAGCGCGCCGCTTAAATCAGCGCTTGATGCCGTTGCATCAGGATCTATTTGTAGAAGCAAACCCAATTCCGGTGAAGTGGGCCTGTAAGGCGTTGGGATTGATGGCAACCGATACGCTGCGTCTGCCGATGACGCCGTTGAGCGAAGCCGCCCGCCCGGTGGTGGAGCGCGCGCTGAAAAGCGTCGGTTTGCTGTAACTCTAAGGGAAATTTGATGGCTTATTCATTGCAAAAGTCGACGGTAGCAAAAGTAGTGGGCATCTCATTGGTGATGATGCTGGCAGCCTGCAGCAGCGATCAGCGCTACAAGCGCCAGGTCAGCGGCGACGAGGCCTACCTCGACGCGGCTCCGCTCAAGGCGCTGAACGCGCCGTCCGGCATGATCCTGCCGGTGCAGAGCGGCAACTATGACGTGCCGGCCACAACGGTGCAAGGCAACGTCGGCAAGCAGCTGGACATTCGTCCGCCGGTGCAGCCGTTGGCGCTGCTGAGCGGTTCACGCGCGCAATACGCCGGCGACAGCGGCACGCTGCTGCTGGAAAACAGCCCGCAGAACCAGAACCTGTGGTCGCGCGTGGTCAGCCTGCTGCAGGCGAAGAACATCGCGATCGCTTCCCGTCAGGACGCCGGTCAAACCCTGACCACCGACTGGGTGAAGTGGAACCGTCTGGACGAAGACAACCAGTACGAAGGCCGTTATCAGATCAGCGTGCAGCAGCAGGGCTACCAGCAGGCGCTGGTGGTGAAAAGCGTTGGCCTGCAGCAGCAGGGCAAGACCGAACAGGTGACCGATCAGTCTGAGATCCAGCGCTACAACGGCATGATGATCAACACCCTGATCGAAGGTCTGGACAAGCAGGATAACCTGGCGAGCTCCCAGACGGCCAGCCGTTTCGGCGCGCTGGACGTGCAGAGCGGTGCCGATGATACCGGCCTGCCGATGCTGGTGGTGCGCGGCCCGTACACCGTCGTGTGGGATCGCCTGCCGCCGGCGCTCGAAAAACTGGGGATGAAAGTGGGTGACCGCAGCCGTCCGCAGGGCACCGTCGCCGTGACCTACAAGTCCCTGAGCAGCAGCGATTGGGATGCGTTGGGCGTCAAGGATCCTGAGCTGGCGGAAGGGGATTACAAGCTGCAGGTCGGCGATCTCAACAACCGCACCAGCCTGCAATTCATCGATCCGAAAGGCAAACCGCTCACCCAGTCGAAAAACGACGCACTGGTGGCGGCATTCCAGTCTGCCTTCAGCAAAACCAGCGTTAACTAATCAAAAAGGGGCTTCGGCCCCTTTTT
Above is a window of Serratia nematodiphila DZ0503SBS1 DNA encoding:
- the dapA gene encoding 4-hydroxy-tetrahydrodipicolinate synthase translates to MFTGSIVALVTPMDDKGAVDRASLKKLIDYHVASGTAAIVSVGTTGESATLAHDEHVDVVLQTLELADGRIPVIAGTGANATAEAIALTTRFANTGVVGCLTVTPYYNKPTQEGLYQHFKAIAESTELPQILYNVPSRTGCDMLPPTIARLAKIKNIVAVKEATGNLSRVSQIQVLVDDEDFILLSGDDASGLDFMQLGGKGVISVTANVAAREMAQLCALAAQGKFAEARRLNQRLMPLHQDLFVEANPIPVKWACKALGLMATDTLRLPMTPLSEAARPVVERALKSVGLL
- the bcp gene encoding thioredoxin-dependent thiol peroxidase; amino-acid sequence: MSPLKAGDTAPKFSLPDQDGEEINLADFQGQRVLVYFYPKAMTPGCTVQACGLRDNMDELKKVGVEVLGISTDKPEKLSRFAEKELLNFTLLSDEDHQVSQQFGVWGEKTFMGKTYDGIHRISFLIDANGKIEKVFDDFKTTNHHDIVLNYLQQ
- the bamC gene encoding outer membrane protein assembly factor BamC; its protein translation is MAYSLQKSTVAKVVGISLVMMLAACSSDQRYKRQVSGDEAYLDAAPLKALNAPSGMILPVQSGNYDVPATTVQGNVGKQLDIRPPVQPLALLSGSRAQYAGDSGTLLLENSPQNQNLWSRVVSLLQAKNIAIASRQDAGQTLTTDWVKWNRLDEDNQYEGRYQISVQQQGYQQALVVKSVGLQQQGKTEQVTDQSEIQRYNGMMINTLIEGLDKQDNLASSQTASRFGALDVQSGADDTGLPMLVVRGPYTVVWDRLPPALEKLGMKVGDRSRPQGTVAVTYKSLSSSDWDALGVKDPELAEGDYKLQVGDLNNRTSLQFIDPKGKPLTQSKNDALVAAFQSAFSKTSVN
- a CDS encoding glycine cleavage system transcriptional repressor translates to MVTPLSTTGSAILPQSDEHYLVITALGADRPGIVNTITRHVSSCGCNIEDSRLAMLGEEFTFIMLLSGSWNAITLIESTLPQKGAELDLLIVMKRTNSHERPPMPATVWVQVEVKDSPHIIERFTDLFDSSQMNIAELVSRTQPADGDLPPQLYIQITAHSSGDRDASNIEQAFHRLCTELNAQGSISVVNYPQHDEKDGE